The following are encoded in a window of Sutcliffiella horikoshii genomic DNA:
- a CDS encoding YrzQ family protein, producing the protein MNRAMTSLLMIGLGAAATRLSRNNDVQNFLGDMTSKRNMKKMRKQAKKLFS; encoded by the coding sequence ATGAACAGAGCTATGACATCCTTGTTAATGATCGGCCTTGGAGCCGCTGCCACTCGACTTAGCCGAAATAATGACGTGCAAAACTTTTTGGGAGATATGACTTCCAAACGTAATATGAAGAAGATGAGAAAGCAAGCAAAGAAATTGTTTTCTTAA
- a CDS encoding PRC-barrel domain-containing protein: MRTFSRVIGMLIYDMASGNKIGRVKDLCIEEPGHINGLIIDGKGLFQRAKFLPFEYIHSFGEEAIMVGEHALTPIAKKDGQVYYHHFHGIKGKSFITGEGDKLGLLDDVYFEEETGTIVGYEVTDGFFADLSEGKKIVKNPSDLIIGKDTVVVSVLS; encoded by the coding sequence TTGAGAACATTTTCTCGAGTGATTGGGATGCTAATTTACGATATGGCATCAGGGAATAAGATTGGCCGGGTAAAAGATCTTTGTATAGAAGAACCAGGGCACATTAATGGACTGATCATCGATGGAAAAGGCCTGTTCCAACGAGCCAAGTTTCTACCCTTTGAATACATTCATTCGTTTGGCGAGGAAGCAATCATGGTGGGAGAACATGCTCTTACACCCATTGCCAAAAAGGACGGACAAGTGTATTATCACCATTTTCACGGGATAAAAGGGAAGTCTTTTATAACCGGAGAAGGGGATAAGCTCGGGCTGTTGGATGATGTATATTTCGAAGAGGAAACGGGCACAATCGTAGGATATGAGGTAACGGACGGTTTTTTCGCAGATTTGTCGGAGGGAAAGAAAATTGTAAAGAATCCTTCAGATCTTATCATCGGAAAAGATACCGTCGTCGTTTCTGTACTATCCTAA